A genome region from Pseudomonas pergaminensis includes the following:
- a CDS encoding GNAT family N-acetyltransferase, whose protein sequence is MTIRPRVATDDPVLGALWERSVRATHDFLPEDDIQRLLPLVRDTYLPMPALEVWVYEDQDGIAGFIGTGGQNVEMLFIDPDRRGQGIGRQLLDHARARHDTLTVDVNEQNPQAVGFYLHYGFIQVARSPLDGEGKPFPLLHMALPTP, encoded by the coding sequence ATGACTATTCGACCTCGCGTGGCCACCGACGACCCTGTGCTGGGAGCGCTGTGGGAGCGCTCGGTACGCGCCACCCATGACTTCCTCCCCGAGGATGACATTCAACGGTTACTGCCCCTGGTGCGCGATACTTACTTGCCCATGCCCGCCCTGGAGGTGTGGGTATACGAGGATCAGGACGGTATCGCCGGTTTTATCGGCACCGGAGGGCAAAATGTCGAAATGCTGTTTATCGACCCGGACCGTCGTGGCCAGGGCATTGGCCGCCAGTTGCTCGACCACGCCCGCGCCCGTCACGACACCCTTACGGTGGATGTCAACGAACAAAACCCCCAGGCCGTGGGGTTCTACCTGCACTATGGTTTTATCCAGGTCGCGCGCTCGCCGCTGGATGGCGAAGGCAAGCCCTTTCCCTTGCTGCACATGGCTCTAC